From the genome of Periplaneta americana isolate PAMFEO1 chromosome 15, P.americana_PAMFEO1_priV1, whole genome shotgun sequence, one region includes:
- the Cul1 gene encoding cullin-1, with the protein MSGHKNQNNPGLKQIDLDQIWGDLREGIEQVYNRQCMPKPRYMELYTHVYNYCTSVHQQINRSTSTKSKKGQATGGAQLVGLELYKRLRDFLRNYLISLLKDGIDLMDEDVLQFYTRQWEEYQFSSKVLNGVCAYLNRHWVRRECEEGRKGIYEIYQLALVTWRDNLFKQLNKQVTNAVLKLIERERNGETINTRLVSGVINCYVELGLNEEDPSAKGQNLSVYKESFENVFLEDTERFYTRESTEFLRQNPVTEYMKKAEQRLLEEHKRVQVYLHETTLDRLAKTCEKVLIEKHLEIFHAEFQNLLDADKNEDLGRMYQLVARIPDGLGELRNLLESHIASQGLAAIDKCGDSANNDPKIYVNTILEVHKKYNALVLTAFNNDSGFVAALDKACGRFINSNAVTRQANSSSKSPELLAKYCDLLLKKSSKNPEEAELEDTLNQVMVVFKYIEDKDVFQKFYSKMLAKRLVQHMSASDDAEASMISKLKQACGFEYTSKLQRMFQDIGVSKDLNEQFRKHLTNSNEPLDIDFSIQVLSSGSWPFQQSFTFSLPTELERSVHRFTTFYSGQHSGRKLNWLYNMSKGELLTNCFKNRYTLQASTFQMAVLLQYNGSESWTVQQLHESTQIKLDFLVQVLQILLKAKLLQSDDDENELHSNSTVALFTGYKNKKLRVNINIPMKTELKVEQETTHKHIEEDRKLLIQAAIVRIMKMRKVLKHQQLVAEVLNQLSSRFRPRVHVIKKCIDILIEKEYLERTEGQKDTYSYLA; encoded by the exons ACATGTGTACAATTATTGCACAAGTGTTCACCAGCAAATTAACCGGAGCACATCCACCAAGTCAAAGAAGGGACAGGCAACCGGTGGGGCACAGCTTGTGGGGCTGGAGCTGTATAAGAGGCTGCGAGACTTCCTACGCAACTATCTTATCAGCCTACTCAAG GATGGCATTGACCTCATGGACGAGGATGTGCTGCAATTCTATACTCGACAATGGGAGGAGTACCAGTTCAGCTCCAAGGTGCTCAATGGCGTCTGTGCTTATCTCAACAG GCACTGGGTAAGGAGAGAGTGTGAAGAGGGTCGGAAGGGAATCTATGAGATCTATCAGCTAGCCCTTGTCACGTGGCGAGACAACCTGTTTAAACAGCTCAATAAACAG GTAACAAATGCAGTGCTGAAGCTCATCGAAAGGGAGAGAAATGGCGAAACGATCAACACGAGACTGGTGAGCGGTGTCATCAATTGCTACGTTGAGCTTG GACTGAATGAAGAAGATCCCAGTGCAAAGGGTCAGAATCTGTCAGTGTACAAGGAATCATTTGAGAATGTATTCTTGGAAGACACAGAAAGGTTCTACACACGGGAGAGCACGGAGTTCCTTAGACAGAATCCTGTCACAGAATACATGAAGAAG GCAGAGCAACGGCTACTGGAGGAACACAAGCGAGTTCAGGTGTACCTGCATGAGACGACGCTGGACCGTCTTGCTAAGACGTGTGAAAAGGTGCTCATCGAGAAGCACCTGGAGATCTTCCATGCAGAGTTTCAGAATTTGTTAGATGCTGACAAGAATGAGGATTTGGGGCGCATGTACCAGCTTGTGGCTCGCATCCCTGACGGACTGGGTGAACTGCGTAACCTGCTGGAAAGCCACATTGCTTCTCAGGGCCTTGCTGCCATTGACAAATGTGGTGACTCTGCTAATAAT GATCCCAAAATCTACGTAAACACAATATTGGAGGTCCacaagaaatacaatgcactGGTGTTGACAGCATTCAATAATGACTCTGGTTTTGTGGCGGCATTAGACAAGGCATGTGGACGGTTCATTAACAGCAATGCAGTGACTCGACAAGCAAACAGTTCGTCCAAGTCGCCAGAGTTGCTGGCAAAGTACTGTGATCTACTGCTGAAGAAGAGCAGCAAAAACCCAGAGGAGGCAGAACTCGAAGACACACTGAATCAAGTA ATGGTAGTCTTCAAGTACATTGAAGACAAAGATGTATTCCAGAAATTCTACAGTAAGATGCTAGCCAAGCGACTGGTGCAGCACATGTCGGCCAGCGATGATGCCGAAGCGTCCATGATCTCCAAACTGAAGCAGGCTTGTGGCTTTGAGTACACGTCCAAACTCCAGAGAATGTTCCAG GATATAGGTGTGTCCAAGGACTTGAATGAGCAGTTCCGAAAACACCTGACCAACTCGAATGAACCACTCGACATAGATTTCAGCATTCAAGTTCTCTCCTCAGGGTCATGGCCATTCCAGCAGTCCTTTACATTCTCTCTCCCCACAGAG TTGGAGCGGAGTGTGCACAGGTTTACAACATTCTACAGTGGGCAGCACAGTGGGCGCAAACTGAACTGGCTGTACAACATGTCGAAGGGAGAGCTTCTCACCAATTGCTTCAAGAACAGATACACACTACAAGCGTCAACGTTCCAGATGGCGGTCCTGCTGCAGTACAATGGTTCTGAGAGCTGGACAGTGCAACAGCTACACGAATCAACACAGATCAAACTGGACTTCTTGGTGCAAGTGCTGCAGATCTTACTTAAGGCCAAGTTGCTACAGAGTGACGATGACGAGAACGAACTGCACTCCAACTCGACAGTCGCATTGTTCACTGGCTACAAGAA TAAAAAGCTTCGTGTCAATATTAACATCCCAATGAAGACAGAACTCAAGGTAGAGCAGGAGACAACCCACAAGCACATTGAGGAGGACCGCAAGCTGCTGATCCAGGCAGCCATTGTGCGCATCATGAAGATGAGGAAGGTGCTGAAACACCAACAGCTCGTGGCTGAGGTGCTCAACCAGTTGTCGTCACGCTTTAGGCCTCGTGTGCACGTTATCAAG